One Proteinivorax tanatarense DNA segment encodes these proteins:
- a CDS encoding C39 family peptidase → MFIIRGIIIWFILSTVINAYLMTLPKPFYKKREYPVSYQIKRKNKIDIQNKYECAAFSTAYVLRHFGIDADGFGIYKNFPSKTELGLVYPKGIRTYLKQCGFKTSYYKGNVDSLKYHVSKGNPVIVFIKTSKNENTLHFVPITGYDKNYFYIAESLRELINCSAGKNSYNRKVSIDEFKKIWDIKSLHIPLYSNTYIVVE, encoded by the coding sequence GTGTTTATAATAAGGGGAATAATTATATGGTTTATTTTATCAACTGTTATTAACGCTTACTTAATGACTTTACCCAAGCCATTCTATAAAAAAAGAGAGTATCCTGTAAGCTATCAAATAAAACGAAAGAATAAAATTGACATACAAAACAAGTATGAGTGTGCAGCGTTTTCAACAGCATATGTATTGCGTCATTTTGGCATAGATGCTGATGGCTTTGGTATTTATAAGAATTTCCCGTCTAAGACGGAGTTAGGGCTTGTGTACCCTAAAGGAATACGAACTTATTTGAAACAATGCGGATTTAAAACAAGTTATTATAAAGGCAATGTCGATTCATTAAAGTATCACGTTAGTAAAGGTAATCCTGTTATAGTTTTTATTAAGACCTCTAAAAATGAAAACACCTTACATTTTGTGCCGATAACAGGATATGATAAAAATTATTTCTACATAGCAGAATCCTTAAGGGAACTTATAAATTGTAGTGCTGGGAAAAATAGCTATAATCGCAAGGTTTCAATCGATGAATTTAAAAAAATATGGGATATAAAGAGTTTGCACATACCGCTTTATAGCAATACTTATATAGTAGTAGAGTAG
- a CDS encoding GIY-YIG nuclease family protein — MKLIDILRVKGFKTTGVKIIRHTTDRKEIKKLVEADAFELYQSYQKTNVFKDTEYIIAFRALESTKALLQGVYKVHQVQQIAKLPEVLEPIISSENWGPGPYYHYELVKNNKLCDLEERLVIDWGKSTVSWCQKKLDKDVVEILPEGFAKAFLGYENVILTFNELEKIINYPDVNKQWKMMLSNVYGVYLILDKTNGQQYVGSAYGKDGIWGRWSNYVQTKHGGNKILIDLLDVDSLRYKNFQISILTVLPNTSLRRQVVQLEQIIKAKLGTRVFGLNSN; from the coding sequence GTGAAACTAATAGATATTTTGCGAGTAAAAGGATTTAAGACTACAGGTGTAAAAATTATTCGGCATACTACTGATAGAAAAGAAATAAAAAAATTAGTAGAAGCAGATGCTTTTGAACTATATCAATCTTATCAAAAAACCAATGTTTTTAAGGACACTGAATATATCATTGCTTTTCGTGCTTTAGAGAGCACGAAGGCACTTTTACAAGGTGTTTATAAGGTACATCAAGTGCAACAAATTGCTAAGCTTCCAGAGGTGCTTGAGCCAATCATTAGTAGCGAAAACTGGGGGCCAGGACCTTATTATCACTATGAACTTGTGAAAAACAACAAATTATGTGATTTAGAAGAGAGACTAGTTATCGATTGGGGCAAATCTACAGTATCATGGTGCCAGAAAAAGCTTGATAAAGACGTGGTAGAAATTTTACCAGAGGGATTTGCAAAAGCGTTTTTAGGATATGAAAATGTTATTTTGACATTCAATGAACTAGAAAAAATTATTAACTACCCAGATGTAAATAAGCAGTGGAAAATGATGCTATCAAACGTTTATGGAGTATATTTAATACTGGATAAAACCAATGGACAGCAGTATGTTGGTTCAGCTTATGGCAAAGACGGTATTTGGGGTAGATGGAGCAATTATGTACAAACAAAGCATGGTGGAAATAAAATTCTTATTGATTTGTTGGATGTGGATTCATTAAGGTATAAAAATTTTCAAATTAGTATATTGACTGTACTCCCCAATACTTCACTACGTAGGCAAGTAGTACAACTTGAACAGATAATTAAGGCAAAACTAGGTACTAGAGTGTTTGGTTTGAATTCTAATTGA
- a CDS encoding methyl-accepting chemotaxis protein: MKKVNSLNFRLVVIPLLVVILGVTAIAGMSFYLVRDQIFADMEREGYSRAEDYIQRIEDSIISIETIESLLEEEILNTATVVNRELDTLDNTRLEEIAEDLGVYAINVFDTNGEVVFSNLETNREGTQAPPEHVIFEMMNDNIPQYIEEVRASQGEDSDNAEHFKFGYLLNDNNGVIQVGIEADVINDLTESSSHQSIVEGLALDEEIEYVYFADLDMQVTAHSDKERVGVDIESDDGIKKAILEQERTAEQILYTEDEIPVYDVIVPVVIDDEAIGALNIGFSMDRINNTVGSFLMLIMIIAVLVIIILGATLIYFSNNSVKKLKKVKNYVKQLGKGDLKTEIDASLLKDKSELGEIAEELNRTQHSIKKIISDIIESSRSLAESSKVLDGTSENFSHSSEEVTKSVEQIAHSASEQAEETQKGASNIQNLGRIMEQNKENMEVLNESARRISEVKDDGITTVTALVENAQGSEKATQNVSQLINKTNDSAITITEAIQKIGDIAGQTNLLALNASIEAARAGEAGKGFAVVADEIRKLAEQSTSFSEEITNVISTLSEESQMGVSTVKELERTMTTQLESVEQTNAKFESIASALNEMEEIITDVNASSEEIDQKRKAIADIIENLSAISEENAASSEEVSASMQSQASSIEEISQSSENLSELAAKMKEKVEQFII, from the coding sequence ATGAAAAAAGTTAATTCGCTAAATTTTAGATTAGTAGTTATTCCATTATTAGTAGTAATTTTGGGTGTAACAGCTATAGCAGGCATGTCATTTTATCTAGTTAGAGACCAGATTTTTGCCGATATGGAAAGAGAAGGGTATAGTAGGGCAGAAGATTATATACAGCGGATAGAAGATTCTATTATAAGTATTGAAACTATAGAAAGCTTATTAGAAGAAGAGATTTTAAATACTGCTACTGTAGTAAATAGAGAGTTAGATACTTTGGACAACACTAGACTAGAAGAAATTGCAGAAGATTTAGGGGTTTATGCCATAAATGTGTTTGATACAAATGGAGAGGTAGTGTTTTCAAATCTTGAGACAAACAGAGAAGGAACTCAAGCGCCCCCAGAACATGTTATCTTTGAAATGATGAACGACAATATTCCACAATATATAGAAGAAGTAAGAGCAAGCCAAGGTGAGGATAGTGATAACGCTGAACATTTTAAATTTGGGTACTTATTAAATGATAACAATGGGGTTATTCAAGTTGGCATAGAGGCTGATGTTATTAATGATTTAACTGAAAGCTCCAGTCACCAATCAATAGTTGAAGGATTAGCTTTAGATGAGGAAATTGAGTATGTGTATTTTGCAGATTTGGATATGCAAGTAACAGCTCATAGTGATAAAGAGCGAGTGGGAGTAGACATAGAGAGCGACGATGGGATAAAAAAAGCAATATTAGAGCAAGAGAGGACCGCTGAGCAAATTTTATATACAGAAGATGAAATTCCAGTATATGATGTTATTGTACCAGTTGTAATAGATGATGAAGCTATAGGGGCATTAAATATAGGATTTTCAATGGATAGGATTAATAATACTGTAGGCAGTTTTTTAATGTTGATAATGATAATAGCTGTTCTAGTAATTATTATATTGGGAGCAACTTTAATATATTTTTCTAACAACTCTGTAAAAAAATTGAAAAAGGTAAAAAACTATGTAAAACAACTTGGAAAAGGAGACCTGAAAACAGAAATAGATGCATCTTTATTGAAGGATAAAAGTGAGCTTGGCGAGATTGCTGAAGAATTAAATCGTACACAGCATAGCATAAAAAAAATAATTTCGGATATCATTGAGAGTTCTAGGTCTCTAGCGGAGTCTTCAAAAGTTTTAGATGGTACAAGTGAAAACTTTTCACATTCTTCTGAAGAAGTAACTAAATCAGTGGAGCAAATTGCTCATAGTGCATCGGAGCAAGCAGAGGAAACTCAAAAAGGGGCATCAAACATCCAAAATTTAGGTAGAATTATGGAGCAGAATAAAGAAAATATGGAGGTATTAAATGAGTCAGCTAGAAGAATTTCTGAGGTGAAAGATGATGGTATAACAACAGTAACTGCATTAGTAGAGAATGCTCAGGGTAGTGAAAAAGCAACCCAAAATGTAAGTCAACTTATAAATAAAACTAATGATAGTGCTATTACTATAACAGAAGCTATACAAAAAATTGGAGATATAGCGGGGCAAACAAACTTATTAGCTTTAAATGCAAGTATAGAAGCAGCTCGTGCGGGAGAAGCTGGAAAAGGATTTGCAGTAGTAGCTGATGAAATTAGGAAGCTGGCGGAACAATCTACCTCATTTAGTGAAGAAATTACAAATGTAATAAGTACACTTAGCGAGGAATCCCAGATGGGGGTAAGTACTGTAAAAGAATTAGAAAGAACTATGACAACTCAACTGGAAAGTGTTGAGCAAACTAATGCTAAGTTTGAAAGTATTGCAAGTGCTCTAAATGAGATGGAAGAGATAATTACTGATGTTAATGCTTCTAGCGAGGAAATAGATCAAAAAAGAAAGGCAATAGCTGATATCATTGAAAACTTATCAGCTATTTCGGAAGAGAATGCAGCTAGCTCTGAGGAAGTTTCTGCTAGCATGCAATCACAAGCAAGTTCAATTGAAGAGATTTCACAATCAAGCGAAAATCTTTCTGAGCTAGCTGCAAAAATGAAAGAAAAAGTGGAACAGTTTATAATTTAA